The genomic segment GCCAGGTAATGCACCATTTTTTCCGGTGTAGTGCTCAGGGCACTGGCCATCAACTGCCTATTATTTATAATGTTCATTACAACCCTGTGTCCATTAACATTGTTAAAAAGAATAGGATCAGAATGCTTCATTGCCAGTCTGGAAACTTCCAGATAAGGGGAGAGATAATCATTATTTTCACTTAGCAATTGAGCTGATTTTAATTGTTCGATTAGATTTCTGAAACTCATTTCGTATTCTCTCAAAGTATTAATTGACTGCTATATGTTATATTATATTTTCCATTAATTCAAAAATAATAAATAATTTTTTATAAAAACAGGCAATGACATTATTTAAATATAACTAAAATACATAATGTTTATATATGATTTAAGTTATTCGATTTTAAGAAATTACCTGTTAATTTTGGGTTATTATTTATTGAAAATAGGAACAGCAATCTATCTACAGGAGGAAATTGTTAATGAGCGAAGGATTTAGTTATTATTCAGGGATTCCAACATTTGAAATAATGCTGGGAATTGCATTAATTGCAGTCCTGATATTTCTGATTGGAATGATATTGAACATGAAAAAATGGGGCGGTGGAAGTGTAAAAGCATTCCTCAGTGCCTTTAGGAAATCTGCAACTAAGGATGGGCACCAATCCATTATAGTAACACTGGTACTGGATATATTTCTGCAACGCCGGCTGATTCGGCGCAGTCCGTTTAGATGGGTTATGCATATGATGATCTTTGTTGGTTGGGTAGGTATGCTTGTACTTTCACTGATTTTCGCAACATTTGAAATACTTCATGAAATCGGAATTAGAAGTTTCGATTTGTTTATAATCCGGGATGGTTTTGATGCACCAAATGAGATTATGGGATATTTGCTTCTTATTGGACTTGTAATTGCAATATTAAGGCGATTAATACTTACAGATGTAAGTAAAAGGACTGAAATGTTTGACTGGGTACTTGTTCTGGGTATACTGGCTATTACAGTAACAGGTTTTATTGCAGAAGGTTATAGACCGGATGCAAACAGTTTGTGGACCTTCGTAGGTGCTGATGAGGTAATGGCCCGGACTCTTGCTCTTTTCCATGTTGCGA from the Methanosarcinales archaeon genome contains:
- a CDS encoding respiratory nitrate reductase subunit gamma, giving the protein MSEGFSYYSGIPTFEIMLGIALIAVLIFLIGMILNMKKWGGGSVKAFLSAFRKSATKDGHQSIIVTLVLDIFLQRRLIRRSPFRWVMHMMIFVGWVGMLVLSLIFATFEILHEIGIRSFDLFIIRDGFDAPNEIMGYLLLIGLVIAILRRLILTDVSKRTEMFDWVLVLGILAITVTGFIAEGYRPDANSLWTFVGADEVMARTLALFHVAISLLFCIAYIPFSKYMHMIAAPLTLIAHGGGE